The following coding sequences are from one Oryzias melastigma strain HK-1 linkage group LG20, ASM292280v2, whole genome shotgun sequence window:
- the prlh2 gene encoding prolactin releasing hormone 2, with product MLQRRAADVRLCALTHRWLPAALVLLLLLSSSFSRAHSTTVEHDFHIVHNVDNRSPEIDPFWYVGRGVRPIGRFGKRHIGADQLGRGGMQPVVRTLELLLSSLRNKENLGKELDREDSGWFP from the exons ATGCTGCAAAGGAGAGCGGCAGACGTGCGCCTCTGCGCCCTCACGCACCGCTGGCTGCCAGCGGCGCTggtgctgctcctcctcctctcctccagctTCAGCCGTGCTCACAGCACCACGGTGGAGCACGACTTCCACATCGTCCACAACGTTGACAACAGAA GTCCTGAGATAGACCCTTTCTGGTATGTGGGTCGTGGGGTGAGACCCATCGGGCGCTTTGGGAAGAGACACATCGGTGCGGATCAGCTGGGCAGAGGTGGCATGCAGCCCGTCGTCAGGACATTGGAGCTGCTGCTCAGCAGCCTCAGAAACAAGGAAAACCTCGGAAAAGAACTGGATAGAGAAGACAGTGGCTGGTTTCCATGA
- the shrprbck1r gene encoding ranBP-type and C3HC4-type zinc finger-containing protein 1 isoform X2: MSLSSGGWVRVLDHAPDQFADPPGHHEASQSQLGCQTVLMSVRVSVCHSGIRPLCLPGAGDESLRLQLGMDPGKSGEFRLSLQSSSGTGRSVTIAEFDLKTVNYEVKSPKCHELILAAPPHDRISFNFRCEQEAQEWATVVMSSLKEAHRAAPQENGSHHLSDALHAHNTLALQQTEEACIELTRAIEAGDIKSASVFASRLAGQHVSLKILPTADKYEDAEISLVVVVEDSSSSCCITVKVFPHMTTESLKQQMFLEYGFHPRVQRWVIGQCLCTDKRSLASYGIRQDGDTAFLYLLSARHARLTLQALQQDQESALLRSPPLSFQNPQLPVASTNGLSSRDRASFSTLPSRLRSSSKTGEPERLKVSEIRDFINLEIPPLKDESNPSTSSTQGWSCPSCTYINKPTRPGCEICSTNRPESYIVPGGYQPDALELRRIQQEKESIRQYQQAREKERRENFARLVMMDGQDLVPNPDPVDCRICYMDLPSGQGVLLRECLHCFCRECLRSVIMLSEEPEVSCPYRDDAYSCDGVLQEREIKALVSAEEYERWLQRGLSVAESRCEGSYHCATPDCLGWCVYEDTVNVFHCPVCKKHNCLICKAIHEGMNCKQYQDDLAVRAINDSAARRTTHLLKTLVQSGEAMYCPQCGIIVQKRDGCDWLRCTVCHIEICWVTRGPRWGPKGPGDTSGGCRCNVNNQKCHPKCQNCH; this comes from the exons ATGTCGTTGAGTTCCGGAGGCTGGGTTCGCGTCCTCGATCACGCGCCGGACCAGTTCGCCGATCCCCCCGGCCACCATGAGGCCTCGCAGTCTCAACTCGGCTGCCAAACCGTCCTCATGTCGGTTCGGGTGTCGGTGTGCCATTCTGGTATTCGGCCGCTGTGTCTTCCGGGAGCGGGCGATGAGTCACTCCGCCTGCAGCTCGGCATGGACCCGGGGAAATCCGGGGAATTCCGACTGTCGCTCCAGAGCAGCAGCGGGACTGGCCGGAGTGTG ACCATCGCTGAGTTTGATTTAAAGACTGTAAACTATGAAGTGAAGTCACCAAAGTGCCACGAGCTCATTCTTGCGGCTCCCCCGCATGACCGCATCAGCTTTAACTTTCGCTGTGAGCAGGAAGCTCAGGAGTGGGCTACTGTCGTGATGTCTTCGCTTAAAGAAGCGCACAGAG CTGCACCTCAGGAAAATGGATCACATCACCTTTCAGATGCCCTTCATGCACACAACACTCTGGCTTTACAACAAACCg AGGAGGCTTGTATAGAGCTGACCAGAGCCATAGAGGCCGGTGACATCAAGTCTGCTTCGGTTTTCGCCTCCAGACTTGCCGGCCAGCACGTCTCACTGAAGATCCTGCCCACTGCCGACAAatatgaagatgctgaaatcag TCTGGTTGTTGTGGTGGAGGATTCATCGTCTTCCTGCTGCATCACCGTGAAAGTCTTCCCTCACATGACTACTGAATCGTTAAAACAGCAG ATGTTTCTGGAGTACGGCTTTCACCCTCGGGTTCAACGCTGGGTCATCGGCCAGTGCTTGTGCACCGACAAGCGGTCTTTGGCTTCTTATGGGATCCGTCAGGACGGAGACACGGCCTTCTTGTACCTCTTATCAGCTCGTCACGCTCGCCTGACCCTTCAAGCGCTGCAGCAGGACCAGGAGAGCGCCCTGCTCCGCAGCCCTCCCCTGTCGTTTCAAAACCCTCAGCTCCCTGTAGCCTCCACAAACGGCCTCTCATCTCGGGACAGGGCTTCGTTCTCCACGCTTCCTTCCAGACTCCGCAGCAGCAGCAAGACCG GAGAGCCAGAACGACTAAAGGTCAGCGAGATTAGGGACTTCATCAACCTGGAAATTCCTCCACTCAAGGATGAGTCAAACCCCAGCACATCTTCCACTCAG GGTTGGTCATGTCCCTCTTGCACTTACATTAATAAGCCAACGCGTCCAGGCTGTGAGATCTGCAGCACAAACCGTCCTGAGAGCTACATCGTTCCCGGAGGGTACCAGCCCGACGCTCTGGAGCTCAGACGGATTCAGCAGGAAAAGGAGTCCATCAGGCAGTACCAGCAG GCAAGAGAGAAGGAGCGAAGGGAAAACTTTGCTCGCCTGGTGATGATGGACGGTCAGGATTTGGTCCCCAACCCGGACCCGGTGGATTGTAGGATTTGCTACATGGATTTACCGTCGGGGCAGGGTGTCCTGCTGCGGGAGTGTCTCCATTGTTTCTGCAG AGAGTGTCTACGCTCTGTCATCATGCTGAGCGAGGAGCCCGAGGTGTCGTGTCCGTACAGAGACGATGCATACTCCTGCGACGGCGTTCTGCAGGAGAGGGAGATCAAAGCG CTGGTGTCGGCAGAGGAGTATGAACGCTGGCTGCAGAGAGGGCTTTCCGTGGCAGAGTCCCGCTGCGAGGGCAGCTATCACTGTGCCACGCCAGACTGTCTGGGGTGGTGCGTGTACGAAGACACTGTCAATGTCTTCCACTGCCCAGTCTGCAAGAAACACAACTGCCTCATTTGCAAG gcTATCCATGAAGGAATGAACTGTAAACAATACCAGGATGACCTTGCAGTTCGGGCTATAAATGACTCTGCTGCTAGGAGAACAACACATCTGCTGAAG ACCCTTGTGCAGTCAGGCGAGGCCATGTACTGTCCTCAGTGCGGCATCATCGTGCAGAAGAGGGACGGATGCGACTGGCTGCGCTGCACTGTCTGCCACATTGAGATCTGCTGGGTAACCAGGGGGCCTCGGTGGGGGCCGAAG GGCCCCGGAGACACAAGCGGAGGATGCCGGTGCAACGTCAACAATCAGAAGTGTCATCCCAAATGCCAGAACTGCCACTGA
- the shrprbck1r gene encoding ranBP-type and C3HC4-type zinc finger-containing protein 1 isoform X1 — protein MSLSSGGWVRVLDHAPDQFADPPGHHEASQSQLGCQTVLMSVRVSVCHSGIRPLCLPGAGDESLRLQLGMDPGKSGEFRLSLQSSSGTGRSVTIAEFDLKTVNYEVKSPKCHELILAAPPHDRISFNFRCEQEAQEWATVVMSSLKEAHRAAPQENGSHHLSDALHAHNTLALQQTEEACIELTRAIEAGDIKSASVFASRLAGQHVSLKILPTADKYEDAEISLVVVVEDSSSSCCITVKVFPHMTTESLKQQMFLEYGFHPRVQRWVIGQCLCTDKRSLASYGIRQDGDTAFLYLLSARHARLTLQALQQDQESALLRSPPLSFQNPQLPVASTNGLSSRDRASFSTLPSRLRSSSKTGEPERLKVSEIRDFINLEIPPLKDESNPSTSSTQGWSCPSCTYINKPTRPGCEICSTNRPESYIVPGGYQPDALELRRIQQEKESIRQYQQAREKERRENFARLVMMDGQDLVPNPDPVDCRICYMDLPSGQGVLLRECLHCFCRECLRSVIMLSEEPEVSCPYRDDAYSCDGVLQEREIKAVSGYRNQLDVSPSPSSSSSFSSQLVSAEEYERWLQRGLSVAESRCEGSYHCATPDCLGWCVYEDTVNVFHCPVCKKHNCLICKAIHEGMNCKQYQDDLAVRAINDSAARRTTHLLKTLVQSGEAMYCPQCGIIVQKRDGCDWLRCTVCHIEICWVTRGPRWGPKGPGDTSGGCRCNVNNQKCHPKCQNCH, from the exons ATGTCGTTGAGTTCCGGAGGCTGGGTTCGCGTCCTCGATCACGCGCCGGACCAGTTCGCCGATCCCCCCGGCCACCATGAGGCCTCGCAGTCTCAACTCGGCTGCCAAACCGTCCTCATGTCGGTTCGGGTGTCGGTGTGCCATTCTGGTATTCGGCCGCTGTGTCTTCCGGGAGCGGGCGATGAGTCACTCCGCCTGCAGCTCGGCATGGACCCGGGGAAATCCGGGGAATTCCGACTGTCGCTCCAGAGCAGCAGCGGGACTGGCCGGAGTGTG ACCATCGCTGAGTTTGATTTAAAGACTGTAAACTATGAAGTGAAGTCACCAAAGTGCCACGAGCTCATTCTTGCGGCTCCCCCGCATGACCGCATCAGCTTTAACTTTCGCTGTGAGCAGGAAGCTCAGGAGTGGGCTACTGTCGTGATGTCTTCGCTTAAAGAAGCGCACAGAG CTGCACCTCAGGAAAATGGATCACATCACCTTTCAGATGCCCTTCATGCACACAACACTCTGGCTTTACAACAAACCg AGGAGGCTTGTATAGAGCTGACCAGAGCCATAGAGGCCGGTGACATCAAGTCTGCTTCGGTTTTCGCCTCCAGACTTGCCGGCCAGCACGTCTCACTGAAGATCCTGCCCACTGCCGACAAatatgaagatgctgaaatcag TCTGGTTGTTGTGGTGGAGGATTCATCGTCTTCCTGCTGCATCACCGTGAAAGTCTTCCCTCACATGACTACTGAATCGTTAAAACAGCAG ATGTTTCTGGAGTACGGCTTTCACCCTCGGGTTCAACGCTGGGTCATCGGCCAGTGCTTGTGCACCGACAAGCGGTCTTTGGCTTCTTATGGGATCCGTCAGGACGGAGACACGGCCTTCTTGTACCTCTTATCAGCTCGTCACGCTCGCCTGACCCTTCAAGCGCTGCAGCAGGACCAGGAGAGCGCCCTGCTCCGCAGCCCTCCCCTGTCGTTTCAAAACCCTCAGCTCCCTGTAGCCTCCACAAACGGCCTCTCATCTCGGGACAGGGCTTCGTTCTCCACGCTTCCTTCCAGACTCCGCAGCAGCAGCAAGACCG GAGAGCCAGAACGACTAAAGGTCAGCGAGATTAGGGACTTCATCAACCTGGAAATTCCTCCACTCAAGGATGAGTCAAACCCCAGCACATCTTCCACTCAG GGTTGGTCATGTCCCTCTTGCACTTACATTAATAAGCCAACGCGTCCAGGCTGTGAGATCTGCAGCACAAACCGTCCTGAGAGCTACATCGTTCCCGGAGGGTACCAGCCCGACGCTCTGGAGCTCAGACGGATTCAGCAGGAAAAGGAGTCCATCAGGCAGTACCAGCAG GCAAGAGAGAAGGAGCGAAGGGAAAACTTTGCTCGCCTGGTGATGATGGACGGTCAGGATTTGGTCCCCAACCCGGACCCGGTGGATTGTAGGATTTGCTACATGGATTTACCGTCGGGGCAGGGTGTCCTGCTGCGGGAGTGTCTCCATTGTTTCTGCAG AGAGTGTCTACGCTCTGTCATCATGCTGAGCGAGGAGCCCGAGGTGTCGTGTCCGTACAGAGACGATGCATACTCCTGCGACGGCGTTCTGCAGGAGAGGGAGATCAAAGCGGTGAGTGGTTATAGAAACCAGCTTGATGTGTCGCCCTCTCCgtcctcatcctcctctttcTCTTCACAGCTGGTGTCGGCAGAGGAGTATGAACGCTGGCTGCAGAGAGGGCTTTCCGTGGCAGAGTCCCGCTGCGAGGGCAGCTATCACTGTGCCACGCCAGACTGTCTGGGGTGGTGCGTGTACGAAGACACTGTCAATGTCTTCCACTGCCCAGTCTGCAAGAAACACAACTGCCTCATTTGCAAG gcTATCCATGAAGGAATGAACTGTAAACAATACCAGGATGACCTTGCAGTTCGGGCTATAAATGACTCTGCTGCTAGGAGAACAACACATCTGCTGAAG ACCCTTGTGCAGTCAGGCGAGGCCATGTACTGTCCTCAGTGCGGCATCATCGTGCAGAAGAGGGACGGATGCGACTGGCTGCGCTGCACTGTCTGCCACATTGAGATCTGCTGGGTAACCAGGGGGCCTCGGTGGGGGCCGAAG GGCCCCGGAGACACAAGCGGAGGATGCCGGTGCAACGTCAACAATCAGAAGTGTCATCCCAAATGCCAGAACTGCCACTGA